GTCATAGGCCCATTGCATCGCGGGCACGGGGATCTGGCTGAATTCCAGCACCATCAGGCGGCCGCCGGGCTTCAGCACGCGCCATGCCTCGGCCAGCGCATCGGGGATGCGCGTCACGTTGCGGATGCCGAAGCTGATCGTGTAGCGGTCAAAGCTGTTGTCGGAAAAGGGCAGCGCCATCGCATCGCCCGTGACCCAGGCCAGGCGTTCGGCGCGGTCCACGGCCTCGGCGCGCTTGCGCCCCTCGACCAGCATGGATTCGGTCATGTCGCAGACGGTGACGCGCGCATCCGGCGCCCGGTCCAGGAACCGGAAGGCCACATCGCCCGTACCCCCCGCCACATCCAGCAGGTGCTGGCCCGCGCGTGGCGCCAGCCAGTCCATCATCGCCGTCTTCCAGATGCGGTGGATGCCGACGCTCATCAGATCGTTCATCACGTCGTATTTCGACGCGACCGAGGAAAAGACCTCGTGGACCATTCCGGCCTTGCGATCCTCGTCCACGGTCTGAAAGCCGAAATGGGTCGTCCTGCTGTCCGTCATGCGCTTGCCGTTTGCCTGT
Above is a genomic segment from Paracoccus aestuarii containing:
- the ubiE gene encoding bifunctional demethylmenaquinone methyltransferase/2-methoxy-6-polyprenyl-1,4-benzoquinol methylase UbiE, which encodes MTDSRTTHFGFQTVDEDRKAGMVHEVFSSVASKYDVMNDLMSVGIHRIWKTAMMDWLAPRAGQHLLDVAGGTGDVAFRFLDRAPDARVTVCDMTESMLVEGRKRAEAVDRAERLAWVTGDAMALPFSDNSFDRYTISFGIRNVTRIPDALAEAWRVLKPGGRLMVLEFSQIPVPAMQWAYDRYSFNVIPAIGQAVTGDRDSYQYLVESIRKFPDQDAFAQMIRDAGFDRVQWRNLSMGIAALHSGWKL